The Ignavibacteria bacterium genome contains the following window.
AGGGCAATGGCATTGGTTCACCGCCAATTATAAAATATTTAACTGAAGATAAATCTACTTTTTCGAAATAAGATGATTGAGCCATCATCGATAACATTGTAGGTACAGCCATAAACATTGTTGCTTTTTCCTCTTCAAGAAGTTTCAAGACAATTTCAGGATCAAATTTTTTCATCAAACATACATAAGCTCCGTGGTGCAAGAATGGGGTTGGTATTACATTCCATCCACCCGTATGAAACATTGGAGTACAACTAACTGATCTATCATTTGAAGTAATGTCCAATCTTAAAGCTGTATTGATACTATTCCAGAAAAGCATTTTGTGCGTGTAAAGTGCACCTTTGGGCACACCAGTAGTTCCACTTGTATAAAGAATAAATAAAGGATGATTTTCATCAAAATTTTCAATTGATTTAAATAAATGTTCGTGATTTTTTTCCTTTTCAATCAGACTAATAAAAGAATTGAAATCAATTTTGTTTCTTATTAACTGAAATGATTTTAAGCCCGAGATATTATTGAAATATTTTTCTTCATAAATAATCAGTTGTGGTTTCGAATCATTTAATTGATAATCAATTTCACGCGATGCAAGTCTGTAATTTAGTGGAACAAGGATTAATCCAGTTTTCTGTGCAACAGAGAAAAGCACAATATGTTCAAGTGAGTTTTCAGCAAGAATTACAATTCTATCTCCAGTTTTTAATTCTAATTCATTTAAGAAATAATTCGAAAGATAATTTGCGATGTTATTGAGCTGGCGATAAGTCAGAGTTCTACCCGTCTCAAATTCTTTAATAGCAATTTTCTCAGGATAGTAAACAGCCCATTTAGAGGTCCAATCGTATGGAATCATTTTTTAACCCTCTGAAAAATGATAGATATTAAAATAAAAGCACCACTGAAAATTAAAGCAAATGCTGCAGTTACACCAGGGTTATTATGATATTTAGTGATTTCCAGGTAATAAAAGCCAAAGTGCGTGAAAAAAGCAATTAGACTTGCAATAAAAACAGAACCCTTCGAAATTTTGGTTTTAAATAATCCAAGTAAAATAGGCCAGAAGGTTGTAACAAATAATCCATAGACACCATTCTGCGCAAAAATTGCAACCGATAAATTTGGATGATAAATCTGATCAATCGAGAGAAAATAAATAATTATAGCCAGAATAATTAAGAAAAGCTTCGATGAAATGAGCAGTGTACTCTTAAGATTATCTTCACTTAATTCTGGTTTAATTTTTACCAAAATTTCCTTTAAAATATTAACAGAGAAAATTGATGAAAGAGCAACAAGGATATTATCAAGGGTAGAAAATCCTGCCGATAAAATTCCAAGAGTTACAATTGCAAGTAGATAAGGTGGGAACACAGAATTAATATACTTTGAAATTGCTTGATCTGGTTTTAGCAATTCACTACCAAGTGCAACTCGAGCATATAATCCTGTGAATAAAACGAAAAAGAACAAAGTTCCTACTACAATTACTGTTATAAGATATTTATTTAAATCTTTTTCCGATTTTAAGTAAAGTGCCTTCGAAATAATGTGAGGTTGACAGATTATTGCAATTCCCACAAGAAAATTAGCAATAAAAACTTCAAAGAGATCTCTAAATAGTAAGCTTTCAGGATTAACAATGTTTACAAGATTGGGATTTATTTTTTCAAGCTCACCAAACAATTTGATAGGATTAAGACCTAAAAAAATTGGTCCCGAAATTAAAAACAAAATTGCTGTTACAATCATAAAGAAAGATTGGAAAGCATTTGAAAACAAAAGTACATTTACACCTCCGCCAAAAAATAAATAGATAACTGAAAAAAGCAGAACGAGCAAAAGAACAACCTCGTAAGATGCATTAAAAGAATTAGCAAGAACAATTGTAATTCCAACAGCAATTAAGACTGCAAAGGTGATTTGTAGTAATGAGATTAGAGCATAAAAAATTGTAAAGAATTTGTTTTGATACCTTTCACCTATCCAATGAGGTACAGTAAGGACTTTAGTTTGTTCACCAAATCTTAAAAAACTTTTTGACATTACAATCAATGCAAGAAAAATTCCGAGTGGCGCTGCAATCCCATAACCTAAAAAACCAGATATTCCATAAAGATAAATCAAGCCTGGATTGATGACGAAAGTTGCGGCGCTTGTCATTCCAACCGCAAGTGATAATCCAACAACTACTGGACTAACGGTTTTACTGCCGATAGAAAAACTTTCTATAGACTGTTTTTTCTTTTTACCAAGAATAGTAAGAATAATAATTCCAACTACATATATAATTACAGCTGAAAAGAGATAAACGTTATTCATATTCCACCTCACTATAATCTGAATAATGCTGATGCAAATGCAAGCCCTCCGCCTGAACCAACAAACACAGCAAGTTGATTTTTGCCAAGCTTACCATTCTTATAAGCATCATCTAAAGCCATAGGAATACAGGCAGAACCAGTATAAGCGAATCTATCCATTATTGTGTGAGCTCTTTCGAAAGGTACATTTAAATTTTCCATAGTCTCTTTTATTGAATTAATGTTGATTTGAGTAAATAAGAAATGGTCAATATCAAGTGGTGAAATTTCCATCTCCAAACAAATATTCTGAATCATTTCAGTCCAGGTCGTTGGATTAATTTCTTTTGGAAATTTTTTAACAAATTTCAGCAGATGATCTTTTCTTCTTATAACCTCTTCATTAACGGGCAAATGGGTTCCGCCAGCATAGATTCCCATCCAATCATGATATTGCCCTTGAGAAATTAAATCAGCTGTCAGATATCCACGATTAGTGAATTCCTCAGCTGAAAGTATAATAGCACCAGCGCCATCAGCAAAAAGCGTGACCGTTTTTTTATCAGTCAAATCCAAATATTTACTCATTGCATAAGCACCAATCACAAGAACATTTTTATATTTCTCATCTGCAATAATGAATTTACTTCCAACATTTAAGGCAGTAACAAATCCAGCGCAAGCAGTGTTGATATCAAAAGTTCCAGCATTTACAGCATTTAGTCTATACTGCACAACTGACGCTGTTGAAGGTGAAATATATTCTGGAGTATCTGTTGCAACGATTAATAAATCAATTTGTTCAGGCGAGAGCTTTGCATCTTTCAAAGCATTTTTTGCAGCTTCAACACATAAATCAGCAGTTGATTGATTTTCATTACACCATCTTCTTTCTTTAATAGTTAAATTTTCTTGAAGCCAGGTATCAACATCCTCACCAAGTAAATCATTAAAAAATTTATTTGTTAGAATTCTCTCAGGTGCGTAAGAACCAATTCCCTTAATAACAGCATTCCGTTTTTTAATTTCAAATAATTTTTTTGACTCACTCATCAAATTGTAATTCCTCCATCAACACTTAAAACTGCACCATTAATGAAATCTGCTTCTTCAGAGGCAAGAAACAGATAAGCATTTGCAATGTCTTCCGGTTTTCCGAGTCTGCCAAGTGGAGTTTTCTCTTTCATCATTTGGAGAACTTTCTCGGGCATCGTCTGAACCATTTCCGTTTCAATAAAACCTGGTGCGACTGCATTTACATTGATTCCTTTTCTGCCTAATTCTCGTGCCCAAACTTTTGTTAAACCAATTATTCCCGATTTAGTCGCCACATAATTTGATTGACCAAAATTTCCATAAAGCGCAACAACCGACGATGTATTGATTATTTTACCTTTGCCTCTTTCAACCATGAAAGGTGCAATTGCTTTAGTGCAATTAAAAACTCCAGTTAAGTTAACATTCAGGACAGTTTGCCATTGTTCTTCTGTCATCTTAAGAAGAGTTGCATCTTTTGTAATTCCAGCATTGTTAATTAAAATATCAATCTGTTTTAATTCATCAATTACTTTTTTAGTTGCTTCTTCAACATTCTGAAAATTCGTCACATCGACTTTTTGAAAAATACAGGAGTAATTTTGCACTCTCATTTCATTTTCTAATTCATGACCTTCTTTTTCAAGTAAATCCCAGATGACAACTTTAGCGCCTTCTTCACAAAATTTTTTGACTGCTGCCCTACCAATTCCCCTTGCTCCTCCAGTTATAACAACGACTTTATTTGTTAATCTCATAATCATCTCCTTTTTAATCGTTTGAAAATTTTAAAACACAAACCAAAAAAATTATACACGATACTTTGTTTTTATTTTATTCCATTTATCCAGAAACTCTTGATAATTTTCTACCATCACGGTATAAAATTCTTCCATTTCATCAAGTCGTTTTAATATCTCACCAATTGCTTCGTGATCCGATTTCTTTGCTTTACTTTTTAGCTCAGCGGCAAGTTTTTTGTTTTTCTTTATCAATTCGAAATTATTTCGAAATGCATTTTCAAAAATATCGGGATGAGCTTCATAATAATCTTTTCTGCTACCGGGAACCCAAACTTTACGCAAAAGATTTCGATCTCTTAATCTTCTAATAATTTGACTGACAGGTCCTTTGCTTCTTTTAAGTTGCTTACAAATATCATCAAGCGAGAGAGGATGAGGGGAAAAAATCATTAATGCAACAATGTGCCCCATCAATTTACTTAACCCAAAAGCCTTATAAGCTTCACCAAAACTCTGAATTATTTCTCGTTTTATTTTTTCATCAAGATTTAGTGTTTTCATTTTTTCAAACGTTTGATTTAGTTAAAACTTATAAAATTCTGATTTCATATTCAAGTTGTTAATCTCAATTAATTTGCCATCAGTTAAGTAATTAATTTTTTTAGAGTTGACAACCTTAAAACTTTTTTCTAATTAGAAATTGACAATTAAATTTTGGAGGTTCAGATGCAACATTATGGATTTGTAATCAATGGAAATATTGTACTGACATCAAAGAAATATAATGTCAAGAATAAATCTACACATCAAATATTTGCAACCTGTTCACTTGCTTTCGAAAACGATATTGAGAATGCAATAGATGCAGCAGCAAAAACTTTTGAGATCACAAAAAAATTACCCGCATATAAACGTAAAGAGATCCTATCTAAAATTGCATCTGAAATATCCAGACAGAAAGAAGAATTGGCTCAGTCAATATCTATTGAGACTGGTAAACCTATAAAATTATCTCGAATTGAAGTTGATAGAGCTGTAAATACTTTTCAAATCGCTGCTGAAGAAGTTGATAAAGTTTGCGGTGAAGTTTTAAACTTAGATATAACCCCTCAATCTGAAAACAGAATTGGTATAACAAAAAGATTTCCATTAGGGCCAGTTCTAGCAATTACACCTTTCAATTTCCCAATAAATCTGGCTGCACATAAAATTGCACCAGCAATTGCAGCAGGGAACACGATTATATTTAAACCTGCAACAGCTGCAATGTTAACAGGTACTAAATTGGCTTTGATAATAAACGAAGTTTCTGAAATTCCGGGATTAATTAATTCCATTAATTGCTCGGGTTCGATGATTGAAAAATTCCTTAATGACGAAAGAATCAAAAAAATTAGTTTTACAGGAAGCTGCGAAGTTGGCTGGAGAATAAAACAACTTGCAAGTAAACAAAAAGTAACGCTCGAATTGGGTGGAAATGCTGGAGTAGTCGTAGATAAAGATGCTGATCTCGAATTCGCAGTACCTAGACTTGTATCTGGTTCGTTTGCTCATGCGGGACAAATTTGTATTTCGGTTCAAAGGATTTTTGTCTTAAAGGAAATTTTTGAAAGCTTCATTCAAAAATTTGTAGATGAAACATCAAAAGTAAAATGTGGAGACCCGCTTGATGAAAATGTGATTGTCGGTCCGATGATTACTGAAAATGATGCAAAAAGAATTGAAGAATGGGTTAACGAAGCTCAGGCTTATGGTGCAAAAGTTTTAATTGGTGGAAAACGAAAAGGAGAATTTTATAAACCGACAGTTTTGACAAACACCAGACCAGAAATGAAAGTAAATGCTCTTGAAGCGTTTGCTCCAATCGTTACAATCGAACCAGTTGATTCATTTGAAGAAGGCATTCGACAAGTTAATAATTCAAAATATGGTTTACAGGCTGGTGTCTTTACGAATAATCTTAAAAATGCACTCTATGCAATGGAAAATCTTGAGGTCGGCGGTGTAATGATTAATGATTATCCAACCTTTAGAGTTGATAATATGCCTTACGGCGGTGTAAAAGAAAGCGGAACTGGAAGAGAAGGCTTGAAATACGCTATTGAAGATATGACTGAATTGAAATTGATAGTGTTTAATAAACTTTAAAAATTTATTAAGCTAAATTATCCTTTCATTGAGGTGCATGAATAACAGTTGATTTTTAAGAATTAAGCCCTCAAATACTTACCGAAGTGATAAAAATAAGACAAGATTAGAATATTCAATTATTACTTAAATCATTTAAGGCAATGAATCTTTAAAGAACTTGGAATCTGCTCTTGTAAAAAAAATTATTTAGTTTTTTGATCCTGAGAAAAAACTGTTATCAATGCATTTAACAAATCCGCTCTTCTAATTGGTTTTGGAATAAAAATAATTCCCATCTCCTCCATTTGTTCTTTTAATCCACTTAAAATATCCGCTGATGTTGTAACTATCTTAAGGTTCTGAAGTCTTTCTCGTTTTTTAATTTCCTTAATTACTTCCATTCCTGGAATGTCAGGTAATCTTAAATCAAGAACAATTCCATCATATTCTTCTGTGATTAATTTATTCAAAGCAAGCTTACCAGAAAAAACAGTTTCAACTTCACATTCTGTCAGCATTAATTTAAAGAGCTTATGATTGTACTCTTGATCATCAACGACAAGAATTTTTTTGCCTTTGATAATGGATAAATCTTTTGGAATTTGAACAACTTCAGCTTCTTCGATCTGTTCGGTTCGTGACGCAGGATAAGTAAAGGTTACTGTAGTTCCCACATTTTTCTTGCTTTCGATTTTAATATCACCTTTCCATAGATTTATTATTTCTTTTGAGATTGCAAGACCTAATCCTGAGCCGCCATATTTTTGAGAAATTTCTGGAGCCTGTTCAAAAGGAATAAACAATCGATTTAATTCTTCCTGAGTCATCCCAATACCAGTATCGCTTATCTTAAAGACCAGCATACCATCATTATAGCGAACATCAACAGAGATCAAACCTTCTTCTGTAAATTTGACAGCGTTATCAAGAATATTTAATAAAACTCTTTGCAAGTTATGAGCATCAATTAAAAAGTAAGCATCAGGTTCGATATTGGAATTATAATCAAGGGCAACTTTCTTTCCTATCAATTTCACTTCAATCATTGAAAGGACTGATTTCATCAATGCAATTAAATTATAAGGCTTCTCAATTATTTTAATCTTGCTGGCTTCTGCTTTAGAAAGATCTAAAATATCATTTAAGACTTTCAAAAGATGTTCAGCACTTTTTTGAATGTATGTAAGGAATTCTTTCAAATCACCATCAATATCCATACTGATAAGAATATCAACATAACCCAAAATTATATTGATTGGCGAACGAAGCTCGTGAGACATATTTGCCATAAATCTTGATTTAGTTGCAGCGAGTAAGTCTTTTTGTTTAACAGTTTCTTCGAGCGATTTGATGTAATCTTTTTCTTTTGAAACATCTATAAATGCAATTAGATAACAAGGTCTACGATGGTATGTAATTTCGGCTGGATATAAATTTGTCCAGATTTTCCTTTTATCATGATAACGTTGCATTTTTATTAAGTAAGGAGATTTGTCGAGAGTTAAGCCTTCATTAAAAATTTTTTCAAGAGTACTGATGCTTTCAGAGTCAATTAAATCCCAAATTTTTCTTCCAAGATTTTCACTACTGGAAATCTGAAGTAAATCCATTCCTTTCTTGTTGGTGAATAATATATCATAAGTTTCTTTATCGATGATCAACAAACCAATATTTACATTCTCAAGAATTTCAGTATGAAGATTTTGCAATTGATTGAATTTATCCTGAAAATTTTTTTCTTCAGTATTGTCTTGAACAACTAACAAAAAATATAGACTTTTTTTACCCTTGAGTTTGATTGGATATAGAGAAATATTTGTAAAGATTTCTGTTCCGTTCTTTGTCAATAAATATGTTTCGTAATCGATTAACGATTTCTCTGAGAGTATAGCTCTAACTAATACATTTTTATTTTTCTCATAATCAGATATTAATGCGCCTATATGTTTATTCTTTATCGATCGTTCGCTAAAGCCAAAGATACTGCCCGCTGCCCCTCCCCAGAATTCAATTAATCCACGATTGTTGACCAGTATGAATGCCTCTTTAGAATAATCGAGAAATGATTTAAAGAAAGAATAATCTTGATTAAGATTTAATTTAGTTGATGATTTTGTCTTTTTTTTATTCTCTTTCATTGTCATTTACCAATTGATTTTCAGTTTAAAATAAGAAATTTTGAATCCAGAGTATAACCTAGATTTTTCAGATAGTTCAATTTTGTTTATTTTTGGAGTAGAATTATGGAAACAAAAATTAAGAACCTCACCGTTATTAAAACCTCCAATCCTAAACCGATTCCAAAATCAAATGAATTAGGTTTTGGGAAAATTTTTACGGATCATATTTTCACAATGGACTATGATCCAGAACACGGCTGGCATAACCCGACAATTCAACCATACGATGCATTACCTATAGAGCCTGGAAATATAACATTCCATTATGGTCAAACAGTCTTTGATGGACTAAAATGTTATTATGGGATTGATGGAAAGATAAGATTTTTCAGGGTCAAAGATTATATCAAAAGATTTAATAACTCTGCTCGTGCGATGGTAATCCCACAATTTAATGAAGAAGAATTGATTGAATATCTAACAGAGTTAATTCTAATAGAAAAAGATTGGGTTCCAAAAGAATCAGGTACATCGTTATATATTCGTCCATTAATTATTTCAATGGATAATGCACTTGGTGTTAGAAGTTCTAATACTTATAAAATGTTCATCATCTTAAGTCCAGTTGGTTCATATTACGCTGAAGGTTTTAATCCCGTAAAAATTCTTGTGGAAGAGACATATTCAAGAACAGCACCGGGTGGATTAGGTTCTTGCAAAACTGCCGCCAATTATGCAGCCAGTTTATTTGGTGCCGAACTCGCAAAGAAAAAAGGTTTTACTCAAGTTCTCTGGCTCGATGCATGCCAGAAAAAATATGTTGAAGAAGTTGGAACGATGAATATATTCTTCCGCATTGATGATGATTTAATTACTCCACCACTTGAAGGTACAATTTTACCTGGAATTACACGCGACAGCATAATCAAAATTGCTAAGAAAGAAAATATGCGTGTTTGTGAGAGAAAAATTTCTATTGATGAAGTACTTCAAGCTCACCGAGATGGAAGATTAAAAGAAGTTTTTGGTTCAGGAACCGCCGCTGTCATTTCCCCTGTTGGATTACTGAGTTACAAAGGTGAAGAATTTATAATTAATGATTTTAAAGTGGGTGAATGGAGTCAATATTTTTATGATTTAATCACCTCATGGTATTACGGAATGGCGGAAGATCCGTTCGACTGGATTACCATAATTAAAGATTAAGTTTTGGCTGGTACTCTTTTCATCGTTTCAACACATATTGGTAATATTGATGATTTAACTTTCAGAGCAAGAAGAATTCTTGCTGATTGTGATCTTATTATTTGTGAAGAACCAAAACCCGCAAAACTCCTTTTAAAAAATTTAGGCCTTTTCAAAGAACTTATCTTACTAAATGAACACACCGAAAAAGAGAACGCTCCTTTAATCATTGAAGAATTAAAGCAAGGTAAGAATTGTTGTTTGATTTCCGATGCAGGAACTCCTGTTTTTTCAGACCCAGGTAAATATTTAATTGAGCTTGCACGAGAAAACAATATTCCTATTTCAATTGTACCGGGTCCCGATTCTTTAATTCCATCTTTAATAGTTTCAGGTTTTGATATCAGTAAATTTTATTTTGCTGGCTGGTTATCACCCAAGTCCGACGAAAGAAAAAATGAATTGCGAAAGTTAAAAAACATTAACGAAACTATTGCAATCATGGAAACCCCTTACAGACTTAAGCATTTGTTATCGGATATAATCGAAATTTTTGGTAAAGATACAATTATCTCTCTCGCCTGTGATATTACTACTTCAAATGAAAGAATAATTAGAGGTGAAGCAGATCAAGTTTATCAGAAAATCTTAAATGAGTATACTAAGTGTGAATTTGTGCTGGTAATTAACAATAAAAAGAAAAGGGAGTAATTTAAACTCCCTTCAATCCAAGTGCATCTTTCACTTTTTCCATTAAAGATTGGTATGAAACTGGAGAGGTTACGAAATAATTTGCACCAAGTTGAAAACACAATTCGACCACTTCTTTATCATTTAATGCAGAGGCAACGATTACTTTTGTTCTATCATTTTTAGGATTTGCACGAATTGTTTTTAAAACATCAAATCCACTAACTTCTGGCATCATCAAGTCAAGAATAACTAAGTCATAAGTTTTTTCAGCAATTTTAGCTTTTGCTTCTTTTCCATTAGAAGCTGTTTCGGCGT
Protein-coding sequences here:
- the fabG gene encoding 3-oxoacyl-[acyl-carrier-protein] reductase; translation: MMRLTNKVVVITGGARGIGRAAVKKFCEEGAKVVIWDLLEKEGHELENEMRVQNYSCIFQKVDVTNFQNVEEATKKVIDELKQIDILINNAGITKDATLLKMTEEQWQTVLNVNLTGVFNCTKAIAPFMVERGKGKIINTSSVVALYGNFGQSNYVATKSGIIGLTKVWARELGRKGINVNAVAPGFIETEMVQTMPEKVLQMMKEKTPLGRLGKPEDIANAYLFLASEEADFINGAVLSVDGGITI
- a CDS encoding PAS domain S-box protein, whose product is MKENKKKTKSSTKLNLNQDYSFFKSFLDYSKEAFILVNNRGLIEFWGGAAGSIFGFSERSIKNKHIGALISDYEKNKNVLVRAILSEKSLIDYETYLLTKNGTEIFTNISLYPIKLKGKKSLYFLLVVQDNTEEKNFQDKFNQLQNLHTEILENVNIGLLIIDKETYDILFTNKKGMDLLQISSSENLGRKIWDLIDSESISTLEKIFNEGLTLDKSPYLIKMQRYHDKRKIWTNLYPAEITYHRRPCYLIAFIDVSKEKDYIKSLEETVKQKDLLAATKSRFMANMSHELRSPINIILGYVDILISMDIDGDLKEFLTYIQKSAEHLLKVLNDILDLSKAEASKIKIIEKPYNLIALMKSVLSMIEVKLIGKKVALDYNSNIEPDAYFLIDAHNLQRVLLNILDNAVKFTEEGLISVDVRYNDGMLVFKISDTGIGMTQEELNRLFIPFEQAPEISQKYGGSGLGLAISKEIINLWKGDIKIESKKNVGTTVTFTYPASRTEQIEEAEVVQIPKDLSIIKGKKILVVDDQEYNHKLFKLMLTECEVETVFSGKLALNKLITEEYDGIVLDLRLPDIPGMEVIKEIKKRERLQNLKIVTTSADILSGLKEQMEEMGIIFIPKPIRRADLLNALITVFSQDQKTK
- a CDS encoding sodium:solute symporter — encoded protein: MNNVYLFSAVIIYVVGIIILTILGKKKKQSIESFSIGSKTVSPVVVGLSLAVGMTSAATFVINPGLIYLYGISGFLGYGIAAPLGIFLALIVMSKSFLRFGEQTKVLTVPHWIGERYQNKFFTIFYALISLLQITFAVLIAVGITIVLANSFNASYEVVLLLVLLFSVIYLFFGGGVNVLLFSNAFQSFFMIVTAILFLISGPIFLGLNPIKLFGELEKINPNLVNIVNPESLLFRDLFEVFIANFLVGIAIICQPHIISKALYLKSEKDLNKYLITVIVVGTLFFFVLFTGLYARVALGSELLKPDQAISKYINSVFPPYLLAIVTLGILSAGFSTLDNILVALSSIFSVNILKEILVKIKPELSEDNLKSTLLISSKLFLIILAIIIYFLSIDQIYHPNLSVAIFAQNGVYGLFVTTFWPILLGLFKTKISKGSVFIASLIAFFTHFGFYYLEITKYHNNPGVTAAFALIFSGAFILISIIFQRVKK
- a CDS encoding response regulator codes for the protein MNNYKILIVDDNPLVVKMHLHYLKRAGLDAETASNGKEAKAKIAEKTYDLVILDLMMPEVSGFDVLKTIRANPKNDRTKVIVASALNDKEVVELCFQLGANYFVTSPVSYQSLMEKVKDALGLKGV
- a CDS encoding long-chain fatty acid--CoA ligase; the protein is MIPYDWTSKWAVYYPEKIAIKEFETGRTLTYRQLNNIANYLSNYFLNELELKTGDRIVILAENSLEHIVLFSVAQKTGLILVPLNYRLASREIDYQLNDSKPQLIIYEEKYFNNISGLKSFQLIRNKIDFNSFISLIEKEKNHEHLFKSIENFDENHPLFILYTSGTTGVPKGALYTHKMLFWNSINTALRLDITSNDRSVSCTPMFHTGGWNVIPTPFLHHGAYVCLMKKFDPEIVLKLLEEEKATMFMAVPTMLSMMAQSSYFEKVDLSSVKYFIIGGEPMPLPLIEIWHKKGVPIRQGYGLTEVGPSVTSLHQDDAVRKIGSIGKINFYLKYKIVDDNGEEVKQGKVGEFILKGPSVTPGYWNNPEATKESLKDGWFYTGDLVREDDEGFLYVVDRKKNMFISGGENVYPAEIEKFLYTHPLIQEVAVIGVPDEKWGEVGKAFIKLKEGASISSEELRKYCEGNLARYKIPKYFEMIDEIPKSETGKIDRKTLLQIHLKSINKQK
- the rsmI gene encoding 16S rRNA (cytidine(1402)-2'-O)-methyltransferase; translation: MAGTLFIVSTHIGNIDDLTFRARRILADCDLIICEEPKPAKLLLKNLGLFKELILLNEHTEKENAPLIIEELKQGKNCCLISDAGTPVFSDPGKYLIELARENNIPISIVPGPDSLIPSLIVSGFDISKFYFAGWLSPKSDERKNELRKLKNINETIAIMETPYRLKHLLSDIIEIFGKDTIISLACDITTSNERIIRGEADQVYQKILNEYTKCEFVLVINNKKKRE
- a CDS encoding ketoacyl-ACP synthase III; translated protein: MSESKKLFEIKKRNAVIKGIGSYAPERILTNKFFNDLLGEDVDTWLQENLTIKERRWCNENQSTADLCVEAAKNALKDAKLSPEQIDLLIVATDTPEYISPSTASVVQYRLNAVNAGTFDINTACAGFVTALNVGSKFIIADEKYKNVLVIGAYAMSKYLDLTDKKTVTLFADGAGAIILSAEEFTNRGYLTADLISQGQYHDWMGIYAGGTHLPVNEEVIRRKDHLLKFVKKFPKEINPTTWTEMIQNICLEMEISPLDIDHFLFTQININSIKETMENLNVPFERAHTIMDRFAYTGSACIPMALDDAYKNGKLGKNQLAVFVGSGGGLAFASALFRL
- a CDS encoding aldehyde dehydrogenase family protein, translating into MQHYGFVINGNIVLTSKKYNVKNKSTHQIFATCSLAFENDIENAIDAAAKTFEITKKLPAYKRKEILSKIASEISRQKEELAQSISIETGKPIKLSRIEVDRAVNTFQIAAEEVDKVCGEVLNLDITPQSENRIGITKRFPLGPVLAITPFNFPINLAAHKIAPAIAAGNTIIFKPATAAMLTGTKLALIINEVSEIPGLINSINCSGSMIEKFLNDERIKKISFTGSCEVGWRIKQLASKQKVTLELGGNAGVVVDKDADLEFAVPRLVSGSFAHAGQICISVQRIFVLKEIFESFIQKFVDETSKVKCGDPLDENVIVGPMITENDAKRIEEWVNEAQAYGAKVLIGGKRKGEFYKPTVLTNTRPEMKVNALEAFAPIVTIEPVDSFEEGIRQVNNSKYGLQAGVFTNNLKNALYAMENLEVGGVMINDYPTFRVDNMPYGGVKESGTGREGLKYAIEDMTELKLIVFNKL
- a CDS encoding MarR family transcriptional regulator, whose amino-acid sequence is MKTLNLDEKIKREIIQSFGEAYKAFGLSKLMGHIVALMIFSPHPLSLDDICKQLKRSKGPVSQIIRRLRDRNLLRKVWVPGSRKDYYEAHPDIFENAFRNNFELIKKNKKLAAELKSKAKKSDHEAIGEILKRLDEMEEFYTVMVENYQEFLDKWNKIKTKYRV
- a CDS encoding branched-chain amino acid aminotransferase, whose product is METKIKNLTVIKTSNPKPIPKSNELGFGKIFTDHIFTMDYDPEHGWHNPTIQPYDALPIEPGNITFHYGQTVFDGLKCYYGIDGKIRFFRVKDYIKRFNNSARAMVIPQFNEEELIEYLTELILIEKDWVPKESGTSLYIRPLIISMDNALGVRSSNTYKMFIILSPVGSYYAEGFNPVKILVEETYSRTAPGGLGSCKTAANYAASLFGAELAKKKGFTQVLWLDACQKKYVEEVGTMNIFFRIDDDLITPPLEGTILPGITRDSIIKIAKKENMRVCERKISIDEVLQAHRDGRLKEVFGSGTAAVISPVGLLSYKGEEFIINDFKVGEWSQYFYDLITSWYYGMAEDPFDWITIIKD